GGGTTGGGGTACGCCGCCAGGAGCCGCGGCCCGGGAGCGGCGATGTCGCTGCCCACGCCGACGCTGGGATCCGGCTGGACGCGCACGATGCCGGTCATGCCCATCAACAGGTGAGGGCGGCAGAAGTAGGGCACGTCGCCGGCCACGGTGAAGACGTACTGGAACGTCGGCGAGGCGGCGCTCAGCGGCGCGTCGAACAGCGTGCCCACGTTCGGGTCGGACGTGCCGGTGCCGTTGGTCACGGTGTGGGTCAGGCTGGTGCGCACCCAGCGGACGGTGTCGCCCGCGGTGATCGTGATGTCGGCGGGGGAGAAGGACAGGCTCATCTGCTGGACGACGACGAGAGCCGCCGTCGCGGGCGCGGCGGCGGCGAGGGCGAGGGCCGCGGCGGCGGCCAGGACCAGGTTCCGGGATTTCATGCGGCACTCCTTCGTGGCCCGAGGGGCGATCGCGACACCCCCACAATGTAGCATCAATGCGGATGAAAATAGTAATCATTCACGAATAGTCATTACGCATTGAAATTCATATAGTTACAAGAGAAGGGACGCCGGATCGTGTCCGGCGCCCCTGTTGCGTGCCGCGTTGCCGCCCCTCTCACCGCTTGACGAGCTTCACGTCGCTGCTGAACACCGAGATCTCGATGTGGGCGCCGCCCTTGCCTTCGGTGAAGCGCAGCTCGCGGCCGGGCGCGTGCTTGCTGGTGCGCTCGGCCTTGTGGCCGTAGCCGTCCTCGATGTCGCCGCTGAAGGCGGAGATGTCGAAGGTGGCGTCGACCTTCGCGGGCAGGCGCAGCACGACGCTGCCGCTGTGGGCGTCGATCATCCAACTCGCCCCGTCCGTCGGGTCGGCGGTGAGGATCAGCTGGCCCGAGACCGCGTTGTACTCGAAGTCGCGCAGGGCGCCGGTCTCGACGCGCACGTCGCCGCTGACGGTGGCGATCTCGAGGTCCTCGAGCTTGCCGCGGGCGCGGATGCCGCCGCTGACGGTGTCGATCCCCAGGCGGG
This bacterium DNA region includes the following protein-coding sequences:
- a CDS encoding plastocyanin/azurin family copper-binding protein; its protein translation is MKSRNLVLAAAAALALAAAAPATAALVVVQQMSLSFSPADITITAGDTVRWVRTSLTHTVTNGTGTSDPNVGTLFDAPLSAASPTFQYVFTVAGDVPYFCRPHLLMGMTGIVRVQPDPSVGVGSDIAAPGPRLLAAYPNP